Below is a window of Lacrimispora xylanolytica DNA.
GCAGTTTACAGTACCGCCTGCCTGCATTACCCGGGAGATTTATTTGAAGCATGCTACATTTCCTCTCTCCATGACCAATCGTGATACGTATTACGTTCTGGAGGGAAAACGAGTGATGGCGGATATTAAAAGACTGGAATATGAAGAAACCGAAGATGTGCTCCTCATTGGAATCAGCAGCAGGGATTATAAGGTGACTACGAAAGAGCTGTGGGGGATTTTCTGGGAGCAGGGCTTTGATAAGGTCCTTCATGAGTTAAGGGATAACTATATTGGCATGGAGGACTGTATTGGGCTTGGGTATATGACTGATTTTGCAGACGATACCGGGCTTGGAAAGACGTATATCGTTGGGAAGTATTTTAAAGTGGGGACACCCATTCCCAAAGGTATGATGGGAAAAATCATAAAGGGCGGGACCATTGCAAAAGCACAAATTGCTGCAAAGAGTCTGGATGAAATCATTAATAACGCATATATTCTCATTGCCAGTATGGTACAGAAAAATGGATACAGCCTTCTGTATGACGATTTCTACTGGTTGGAGTTTTATACGGTCAGCCGGTTTTGTGAGCGGTTAGAACAAGGGGCAGATGAGTTAATTCTTGATTTTCATATGCCTTGTATGAAACAAAAGATTTGACAGGGAGAGGTAAAATGGGAAATCCTTATGAGAAGTTTCCCCATATCGTTTTAGATGGGGTGGTACTTCGTAAAATCGAAGAACCGGATTTAGATGGGTTGTTTGAAATCTATAACAATGAAAATGTATTTACTTATATTCCAGGAGATGTAAAAAAGAACAAAGCAACGGTTCTGAATATGATCGGCCATTTTCAACGGGATTTTGGGAAGAAAAAAGTGATATTTTTAGGAATCTGCCTTAGGGAAGCACCTGAAAGGATCGTTGGAGTGGCAGAAATGTTTGATTATGATGAGAAGGTCAATATGATTACCGTGGGGTATCGTTTAAATGAAGCTTACTGGGGGAAAGGCATTGCAACCCAGGCAGTAAATGCCATGGCGGACTATTTGTTCCACACCATAGGAATCAACCGGATTCAGGCCTTTGTAATGCCAGCCAATGAAAAATCAAAGAGGGTCTTGTTAAAAAGCCAATTCAGGAAAGAAGGAGTTTTAAGACAAGCGCAATACTGGAAGGGCATTGGCGTTGTTGATCTGGAAGTGTATTCCAGGCTGAGTACTGATTAAGAAAAGAGATGATAGAAAACGTGCTATTGACAGCACGTTTTTCTTATGGTAATTTAGTTAAATAAATTTAATTAAATTATTCTAATTAATATACCGGTGATTGGAGAAGAGAATGCAAGAAAAGCTATCTGCTTTAGTAAATATGTTATGGCAGGAATGTATCCGGAATCTAAATACAGTAATGAAGGAAGATGAAATCAATAAGTTTTCCAATAACGACTATTATTATTTAATGGTGATTCATTCCCTTCAAATGCCCAACCTTACCCAGATTGCAGAAGCTTTGTCATTAACAAAGCCTGCAGTTTCTGTCATCATCAGAAAGCTTTTGAATCTGGATTTAATTAAGAAAATGCAGTCGGAAGAAGACAAGAGAGTCTTTTATGTTGAGCTTTCGAAAAAGGGAAAAAGCATTTTACAGGGAGATCAGGCTGTTTATCAATGGGTATCAGATACCATGGAAGAGATAGCAGAAGATGAAAAGGAACTGGAAGTTATGGACCGCATGATATCAAAGTTAGTGAAAAAGCTGGAGGAGAGAGCCGTTGGATCTAAGGAAATTAATTAAGAAAAAGAGAGATAAAATCGCTATCAGTTTAATTATTATGTCCTTTGTTCTATATTTCATCATGCCATTTAATCTTTGCCTTCCATGTTCGCCTGCATTAAAAGCAGCGGTCACTGGAACTATGATGGTGGTCAGCGAAATCTTTTTCTGGATAGGCGGCTTGATGATAGGCCGGGAGGTGGCTTTGAAAATAAAAAAATCTTTTCATATTAAGAGCCTAATCACATGCATAAAGGGTGGCAGGAAGGAAAATTAGGATGATATTTTATTTTAGTGGGACAGGTAATTCTAAACATATAGCGGAGAAAGTGTCAAAAGAAACAGGGGACAGCCTGGTTTTCATGAGTAAATCCAGGTTAAAGGAGGACATAACCTATGAAATTGGGGAGCAGGAGTCCATTGGATTTGTATTTCCTGTTTATTGGTACACGCTTCCTACGATGGTGGAACGCTTTATAAAACACCTTCGTCTATCTGGTTATAGGGGTCAATATGTATATGCCATCGCTTCCTATGGTTTCTCCGCAGGAGGTATCATGGACCGGCTTAAAAATATGTTGGAAGAAAAACAGTTAAAGCTGGATGCAGCGTTTGGCGTCAAGATGGTAGATAATTACGTGGTTGGATATGACATCGTAAGCAGAGAAAAGCAAATTAGTCTTTTAAAGAATGCCGAAGCTGAGATTGAAAACGTCTTATCTTTGATTGTAAAGAAAGAACATATCCAGAAGATAAATAAAGGAAGTCTGGCGTTTGTATCTCCACTTACGGGATACGCTTATCGAAGGACTGATCACACGAAAAAATTCTTCGTGACTCAGTCATGCAACGGATGCAGACAATGCGAACGGAACTGCCCCTGCAATACCATTAAAATGGTAGATGGAAAGCCTGTATGGAAAGAAGACTGTACCTTTTGCCTAAGCTGCCTGCACGGATGCAGGCAGAAGGCTGTTCAGTACGGAAGATTTACAGAGAAAAGGGAGAGATATCAGTACAGACAGCAGGCTTAAGATGGCAAAAGGATTAATCATTCATTAAACCAATCAATCCAACCATGTTAGAGGCTCATTCATCAAAGCCTGCAGCTCCTCTAAAAAGCATTTTACATGCCAGCCATCTGTTGTGGCATGATGTACCGATATGGAAATCGGCATAGAAACTTTGTCTCCATTGGCGGTAAATTTACCTCCTTCAATGGTTGGGAAATAATATGGCTTGTTTTCATAGCTGTGGAGGGAAAAATGTTGAAAATCGATCCATGGCAGACAAGACACGGAATAGCAGTTCGCTGGAAGAGATGAAACCGGCTGAGCCAGTACTCCACGATGATTGCCGTACTCTTTTTCATTGTCCAGGTATCCGGAATAAAAATCTTTAAATACGTTGGAATAAGGTGTCCATATCTGAGAAATGGTTTTATTATCTTCATGAAAGGTTGGATACAGAGGGGTAAGAGTATCCCAGTAGCCAAGCATCTCTTCTTTAATTGCAATCTTAAATTCCATGTGCTGATTTAATATTGTGGTTACTGCCCATACAAAGGCAGGAAAGAATTTGAACTGACGCTCTTCCAATGCTTTTTTCATAATCGTGATATCTAAAGTAGCTGTCAGTGAAAACCCGGTAAGCGTCATCTGGGTAAAATAATAAAACATCTGGCCTCTTGACCAGGATTGTAAATCCAAAGGGGTAAATTTGTTATTTTCCATTGCTTTTATCTCCTCATAAGCATTACGTAGAATCGAATGGCTTCGTTCCAATTATAATGCCCCCCAAAAGTGCTGACAATAAACGCTTCGTAGAGTCCGATGTTCATAGCCCGCCTGATTCTTATATAAGTCTGTAAACACAAGACAAAAAAGATATGATATAATGAATAAGATATATAACAAATATGTTTTAGGGGGCAACAGAATGAAAAGGAAAGCAGTTTTATTGGTAACAGCAGTAGTAAGCTTGTGTCTGATCTCAGGTTGTCAGAAAGCACAATCGGAAGCAGTCACAGAGGCAGCAAAAAGTTCAAGTCAGGGTTCAATCAAGATAGAGTCCACGACTCAGCAGAATGAGGAAAGTGAAACTCAAAAAGAATCTAAAGATTCTTCAGAAGCTGTTCTAAATGTAACTTTGGCTGAAGATCGTATCGTTAAAGATCAAACCTTCCCGGTGGACTTAAATGACTGGGGAAATGTCACTTTTGTAACGTATGGGCCAGATCCAGGTGCTGATTTTGAAGATGTCACCTTTTATTTGATGAAGGATAAAAAGGTAGTATATGAGTTTCCGTTTTTAGGAGAAAATAACAAAACCGATGAATTTGGAGGCCTTTTTGACAGCGTAGCGTCCGTGGGATTTCGTGACGTGAATCATGACAATCTAAAGGATGTAATTGTTATTATAAACTACATTACAGGTGCGGGGCCTCAGGGCATGGAACCTCGTCCAAGGGTTAGAATTTTTCTGGCAGATGGAAAGAAATTTATTCTTGCTAAAGATCTGATGCAGGATATCACTGACCATATGGAGGAAAACAACTTAACAATTAACAATGTTTATGAATATCTGAAAAATAAGTAACTGTATCGCATAGAGAATCTGCGATTGGAATTTATTAATATTGGAAGCACACAAAAACACGCCTTGAAGAGAAGGCGTGTTTTTGTGTGCTTAATTTTAACAGAGTCAGATAGCACCTAAGTCTTTAAATCCCTCGCGGTCTGCCTTAGCCAGGTTATGCCTTTGCATAATCAGCTGCGTTAGCCTTTAACTTAGGTCCGTAAGTGCTTCCATCCCCATTGTAGATCTGTCCCATTTTTGTGAAATCACGTGACTGGCAGGCTTTTAATAGACTTCCACTGCTGTAATTTACAATAAAGGTGCAAAAGCCTTCCATCTGTTTGTCTTCACTTTTGCTAAATCCAGTAAACATAGCCTTTGGTGTATCATAGCCTGTAACTTTATGATTGAAGCCCATAATCTGAGGAAGTCCCATGCTGATGGAATAATATGCATAATTTTCACTTATATTTTTAGCAAGGTTAAATGCCTCATACTCGCTGGTCTGCTTACCGGTATGTGTCTTGTACCACTTACCATTCTTTTTATAGTAATGAACTTTATCCTCAACCTTAAAGGTAGTGGAAGCACTGGGAACTGCTTTTAAGAAAATATGATTTTCAAACCGTATTTTCAGTGCTCCATCTACAAAACCAGATCCTGAGGATTCCGTAAGAATAAAACCGCCCAATACATCCTCGCCAATGGAATTTTTGGAGGCAAAAGAAGAAATGATAGATCCGAATTTTTTCTTTAAATTCTTTGCTTCTGCACTTGCATTTCCTCCACCGCTTGCTGTCTTATCAAGTTCGGTTAGGGTGGCCTTTCCTGCCTTTCCATCTACGGTTAAACTTTTAGCTCGTTGAAAGCTTTTTACTGCTGTATCGGTACCGCCACCGAATTTTCCATCAGGAGTACCGCTATCGTAACCAGCAGTATTTAATTTTGTCTGCATGGTCTTAACACCTGCGCTGTATCGAAGCTTATCATCCTTCATGTAATAGCCGGTACCTGCCAGTACCTGGGCATATGTATACCTTGAGTTATCATAATCTGCCATAATCGTATCTCCTTTTATATTTTATTGAATTTGCAAACTCATTCAATACAAAGAAGATTTTTTCCAAATTGTAAACTAAAATGTGTTTCCCATCAAGATTCTAAAGTTTGACCGGATTACTTCTATATTAAAGAATCTTGTAATATAAATGGAAACGCCTATGATTAATACTAGAGTCTGAAATAGCATTTAAGAGAGATTCTACGGTTCTTAAAATAGATTTAAATTATTTTATTTTCCCGTTTACAAATCTCTCTTAATTATCTTTATATAGTATAGACTTGCAAATCTAAAAAGTAAAAGGTAACCGAAGCTAAAACAATGGCATATAAAAGTATAGGTTCTCTTTCGAGCCGGCAGGGAGAACCAAAATGCCGCCTATCACCAAAAGAAGCGATGAAAAATAACACGTTTCCGGTGAACAAAAAAATGAAAAAAATCAAATGGAGAAGAAAAAACAGGAGGTAATTATTTTATGGGTAATGAAAAAGCTATGCTTGCTGCAAAATCAACAATTGCAAAATCAGTGGGGAATTCTAACCC
It encodes the following:
- a CDS encoding N-acetylmuramidase domain-containing protein, yielding MADYDNSRYTYAQVLAGTGYYMKDDKLRYSAGVKTMQTKLNTAGYDSGTPDGKFGGGTDTAVKSFQRAKSLTVDGKAGKATLTELDKTASGGGNASAEAKNLKKKFGSIISSFASKNSIGEDVLGGFILTESSGSGFVDGALKIRFENHIFLKAVPSASTTFKVEDKVHYYKKNGKWYKTHTGKQTSEYEAFNLAKNISENYAYYSISMGLPQIMGFNHKVTGYDTPKAMFTGFSKSEDKQMEGFCTFIVNYSSGSLLKACQSRDFTKMGQIYNGDGSTYGPKLKANAADYAKA
- a CDS encoding transporter suffix domain-containing protein gives rise to the protein MPFNLCLPCSPALKAAVTGTMMVVSEIFFWIGGLMIGREVALKIKKSFHIKSLITCIKGGRKEN
- a CDS encoding CatA-like O-acetyltransferase — encoded protein: MENNKFTPLDLQSWSRGQMFYYFTQMTLTGFSLTATLDITIMKKALEERQFKFFPAFVWAVTTILNQHMEFKIAIKEEMLGYWDTLTPLYPTFHEDNKTISQIWTPYSNVFKDFYSGYLDNEKEYGNHRGVLAQPVSSLPANCYSVSCLPWIDFQHFSLHSYENKPYYFPTIEGGKFTANGDKVSMPISISVHHATTDGWHVKCFLEELQALMNEPLTWLD
- a CDS encoding MarR family winged helix-turn-helix transcriptional regulator, whose amino-acid sequence is MQEKLSALVNMLWQECIRNLNTVMKEDEINKFSNNDYYYLMVIHSLQMPNLTQIAEALSLTKPAVSVIIRKLLNLDLIKKMQSEEDKRVFYVELSKKGKSILQGDQAVYQWVSDTMEEIAEDEKELEVMDRMISKLVKKLEERAVGSKEIN
- a CDS encoding AraC family transcriptional regulator; protein product: MEVLNQTQKVIDLLEEDIKNVDYSKIAKLTGIPIGLYQRIFTYICNISLSSYVRRRRLTLSAEMLLRKEESITQVAMEWGYENSSAFTRAFKEQFTVPPACITREIYLKHATFPLSMTNRDTYYVLEGKRVMADIKRLEYEETEDVLLIGISSRDYKVTTKELWGIFWEQGFDKVLHELRDNYIGMEDCIGLGYMTDFADDTGLGKTYIVGKYFKVGTPIPKGMMGKIIKGGTIAKAQIAAKSLDEIINNAYILIASMVQKNGYSLLYDDFYWLEFYTVSRFCERLEQGADELILDFHMPCMKQKI
- a CDS encoding GNAT family N-acetyltransferase, which gives rise to MGNPYEKFPHIVLDGVVLRKIEEPDLDGLFEIYNNENVFTYIPGDVKKNKATVLNMIGHFQRDFGKKKVIFLGICLREAPERIVGVAEMFDYDEKVNMITVGYRLNEAYWGKGIATQAVNAMADYLFHTIGINRIQAFVMPANEKSKRVLLKSQFRKEGVLRQAQYWKGIGVVDLEVYSRLSTD
- a CDS encoding EFR1 family ferrodoxin (N-terminal region resembles flavodoxins. C-terminal ferrodoxin region binds two 4Fe-4S clusters.), whose product is MSKETGDSLVFMSKSRLKEDITYEIGEQESIGFVFPVYWYTLPTMVERFIKHLRLSGYRGQYVYAIASYGFSAGGIMDRLKNMLEEKQLKLDAAFGVKMVDNYVVGYDIVSREKQISLLKNAEAEIENVLSLIVKKEHIQKINKGSLAFVSPLTGYAYRRTDHTKKFFVTQSCNGCRQCERNCPCNTIKMVDGKPVWKEDCTFCLSCLHGCRQKAVQYGRFTEKRERYQYRQQA